A segment of the Streptomyces sp. NBC_01235 genome:
GGAAAATCCACTCTCCTGCGCCTCCTCGCCCGTATCGACGCCCCCACCGAGGGCAGGCTCACCGGCCACCCCCGCACCGCATACGTCCCCGAACGCTTCCCGGCCGCTCTCCCCTTCACGGCCGTCGGTTACCTCACCCACCTCGGCACGGTGCACGGCCTGTCCCGTGCGTCGGCCGAGCGCGCCGCGGGCGACTGGCTGGACCGCTTCGGTGCCGCCGCACACGCCCGCACCCCCATGACCCACCTCTCGAAGGGCAGCAGTCAGAAGGTCGCCGTGGCGCAAGCCCTCCTCGCCGAACCGGAACTGCTGATCCTGGACGAGGCCTGGACCGGCCTGGACACGGACGCGCGGGCCGAACTGGAGCGGGCGGTCGCCGAGCGGACGGAGGCCGGCGCGGCGGTCGTCTTCGTCGACCACGACCCCGGCCGCCTCTCCGGGGCCACGGACGCCGCGTATACGGTCCGCGACGGCACCCTTCACCGCCGTACCGACGAAGGACCGGCCGCCGTTTTCGACGGCCCGCACATGACCGTCGAGGTGCACGGCCCGGCGGCCCCGCTCCCCCCGGAGGCGCTGCGCCTGGCCACCTCCACCGAGGAGACGACCGACCGCACGCACCGGCTCACCGTCCCCGCCTCCCACTCCGACGTCCTGATCCGCGCCCTGCTGACCGCCCGCCCGCCGTGGCACGTGGTGAGCGTCCTCCCCCACTCCCGACTCCGCTCGAGCGGGGGGACCCCCATCGACGAGAGCCGCAGATGACCGCCCTCCTGCGTTACCAGACCGCCCTCCTCGTGCGCTCGCAGCGCTGGCTCCCCCCGTTCCTCCTGTACGCCGTCTTCCTGGGCGTCGGTGTGCAGGGCGGTCAGCCACTGCTGGACTCGCTCGGCTACACGGCCGCGTTCCTGCTGCCCGTGGCGGCGTGGCTGGTGCGGATCTGCGTGGCCAACGAGCCCCCGGCCGCCCGGAGCGTCGTCGCGGCGGCGGTCGGGCCCGCGCGGGCGCACCTGGCCTGTGTGCTGGTCGCGCTGACCGCGGCCGTCGTGCTGGGGGTGGCGGCGACAGCGATCGTCGCACTCATCAGCGACCCGGTCGGCAGCGACCACCACCGGAGCGTCCCCGTCCTCGAAGCCGCCGGTGCCGGACTGCTCGCCGTCCTGACCTGCGCCCTGCTCGGCGCGGCCGTCGGCGCGCTCACCGCCTGGCCCGTGCTGCGCTCGCCCGGCCGGGCGGTCCCCGCGCTGCTGCTGGCGGCCCTGCTGGCGCTGGTGGTAACCGGTTCCCCGGCGCAGGCGGCCGTCAGTGACCTGGTCGGCGGCTCGCACTCGGCGACCGTTCACCCGCCGGTCCTGCCCCTGGCCGCCGCGGCCCTGCTGAGCGCCGCCGCGACGGCCGCGGCCTGCGCGCTGACTTCCCGCCGATCACCCTGACCGGGCGATCACCCCGAGC
Coding sequences within it:
- a CDS encoding ABC transporter ATP-binding protein codes for the protein MERDLRLENVGRRYGLRGPWVFRAVDLKLASGTLTRIEGGNGTGKSTLLRLLARIDAPTEGRLTGHPRTAYVPERFPAALPFTAVGYLTHLGTVHGLSRASAERAAGDWLDRFGAAAHARTPMTHLSKGSSQKVAVAQALLAEPELLILDEAWTGLDTDARAELERAVAERTEAGAAVVFVDHDPGRLSGATDAAYTVRDGTLHRRTDEGPAAVFDGPHMTVEVHGPAAPLPPEALRLATSTEETTDRTHRLTVPASHSDVLIRALLTARPPWHVVSVLPHSRLRSSGGTPIDESRR
- a CDS encoding ABC transporter, with the protein product MTALLRYQTALLVRSQRWLPPFLLYAVFLGVGVQGGQPLLDSLGYTAAFLLPVAAWLVRICVANEPPAARSVVAAAVGPARAHLACVLVALTAAVVLGVAATAIVALISDPVGSDHHRSVPVLEAAGAGLLAVLTCALLGAAVGALTAWPVLRSPGRAVPALLLAALLALVVTGSPAQAAVSDLVGGSHSATVHPPVLPLAAAALLSAAATAAACALTSRRSP